In Nicotiana tabacum cultivar K326 chromosome 10, ASM71507v2, whole genome shotgun sequence, the DNA window AAATTACATCAAATTCTGACAACttatttttccggcgtgaacagtgCACTTTTCCTGTGTGAATAGTGATTTCTCGGCATGAACAGTAATTTTCAAAAAAAGTTTCTGTTTTATAGTGGTGTTTTAGAATCTATTTTGTAGTGTGGAATTTGGCGTAGTCTCGCTATTTTCAAATTTTTCGGGAGACTTTTCGGCATCAACAACCATCTGGTTTTATTACTTAGGgggagtctagtggccttgtatgtTGAATGGtcagcttgcagatattttcaccaagtccctcactagTCCTCGTATTGgttacatatgtaacaagctcggtacatatgatttgtatgcaccggcttgagggggagtgttagatagttatgtgtaAATATGTCCTAGTCTCATATGTAGTAGAAATAGAATATgtcctagtcccatatgtagtaggatagaatatgtattatatatagggctcattgtatcattgtcaataaatagatttttctcccgtgcattctcacaattcagttgatttttatttttcattttcaattgCAAAAGTATAGAACTTCAGTTCTGCAATAATATTAGTATGAAATTTTGGTTTGGGCCAATATGGATGGCCCCCTATTTATCTTTCCAGAGTTTCTTTTTTCCTGGaccgtttcaattgtccttttTCTTTTGGGTCGCGGTTTCCCTGTTAAGTGCATTCTTTTGCAATTCTCAGATTAAACATCATcattaaatgaaataaaaatgatagataTTGAAGGGTCAATTAAGCAAGTTACAAATCAAATGGCATGAAGAGTTTTAACTCTAAGCTACACTTTTTAAAGTGTGACTCGCCAAATCGTTCATACATCTTGAAGCATTCTCGAAGGCAGTGCATGTAACATAGGATGCAGAAAGGCAACACTTCTAAAGTGTGGCTGCCCAGATCATTCACACCACTTGCAGAGCTGGGGAAGGCTGTGGGTGTTAACTTAGCAATTTGTGTTCTCCACAATCCAATAATCTGTTATTTCCCTAATTTTTTGCAAATAAAGACTTTCTGGATATAAGTTGCTGTATAACATTTAATATACTCTTCTCCTAGCATTTTGAATAGGTTGGTCTGTTCCTTCATCACATGAAGGATCTATCAAAATATTGTACTGCTTTTTTCTGTAATATGATGGTAAGAGCTATTTGGTAAATGCAGGATTCAAGATCCGTAGGGGCTATAGCAGGTCTTGCATTTGCAGTAGTTTTCACCTGGAGACTGTGGAGATCACCTAGTGGACCACAAAGGAGGCTTCCAAAGCGACAAGCTGCTACGTCTAGTAGTTCTGGTGTAAGAAATCATTCAAGTGCAAATGTAGCAACTTCAGGAATTACCCCTTCTTCTGAGgattcaaatgctcaaaatgttATTGATGAGTTCTTTCAGCCAGTAAAGGTAGATATCAACTGTTCTCCACAATACCACAGTATTAACCAATTGTAATTGGTGTATAACTGACTTTTCCTTGTCTTTTTGCAGCCAACACTTGGGCAGATAGTTAGGCAAAGGTTGAGTGAAGGGAGGAAGGTATATTTTTCCTTATTTCTTCTATTGTTATGTATTAAGTGATTGGATTGAGTACCTCATATTGCATTCCTTCTTTTGTTCcacaaataaatagaaaaatgtaTTCGAAATTATTTAATGCATCCAGCCCTTTCAGCTAGCATACAGGTGAGAATGCATTACTCTATTGGAAATCCAGGTTTTGCTTGCTTATGATGGATTGGTGATGACAGATTTTTTATGTAACATACATAATATGGATTAAAGAGACAGTCCGGATTGAGGAGCACATTCTAAAATAATAGCAAAGAAATATGGGAATGTGGAGGGGGAACGGCTAGAGGACTAAAAACATCACACACCCTTTCGGGTGCGGCCTGTAGAGAAACATTTCGAACGGGTGGGAAGAACTTAGAGGTGACACCACTCTCAAGGTAGAGGAAGGGAGCACGGTCAATTTTTGGGGACACATGTGATGCTGGAAAAATTCGGAGACTTCGCTTTCGAGCATCTGTAAAATTTATGCCAGGAGGAGATGACATTCCAACAGTCCAGTGGGACTTAATGTTTAACACGAATCTTGAAGACTGTAGTAGCGGAATTCTGAAATGTTGTTGAATTGctgaattaattaaattttttcccCATGACAATCCAGGTTCTTGGAAGTTGGGGGAAGGGTTATGGACTGTTCTGTGTCATCCTTTATCTTTTTGTGCCCTTATAGGAACATTGATAAGAATGCTTATATAATTAGCGAATCTGCTCCTGTTACATCTTGAAGTATGTGGTAGGATTGGTCTGTACCTCAATTTGAAGAGAACCATATATTATGCGACCTAATTTTTGGAGAAAGAATCAATCCAGGAGTTCTCTTCAGGCTTAAGTAGATAAAAATCTAtgggtcatcacttgatttatgcATAGTGGATTCTAATGGATTTCTGAATGGCAGCACCGATAAGACACGTGATTTGGATATGGTTTTTAATTACAGGTGACATGTAGGTTGCTTGGAGTGATCTTGGAGGAAACTAACCCAGAGGAGCTTCAGGTAATTATTATTTCAGGTATTGATTATGGACCGGTGTATAGATGCTGTTGACATTGTTTACACTTTGTCTTGACAGCAACAAGCTACTGTACGATCCTCTGTGCTTGAAGTGTTGCTCGAAATCACCAAATTTTGTGACCTTTATCTCATGGAAAGAGTTCTTGATGATGAAAGTGAAGTAAGTGCTCACTCTTTTGTATATATTCTATTTGTTAATTACTGATTGTTACTGATGCAACCCCTTATTATATCCTGGTTGCCTGTTTCAGAGAGAATAATGTTATGGAGAGATTAGAGATGCCATTTTATGTCCTTTTTTCAGAAGAAATGGGTTGGGGGGGATACCAACTTTTGTGGGCATGATTCATTAGCTTTCTGCACAGAACAAATTAGCTCTCTAAAGTCATCCTAAATTGAAAATCTGAAGAGATGCAATTAGTTTCTTTCAGCAAGATAAAAAAGACTACAGTTCGACAATGGTATAGATCAACCTAGAATCATCCTGCCGTGCCTTTATAGTGGCAAAGACTTCACTTATTGTTCTTTGttaattttcataaatttcttTTCTAGAGCTCAAACTTGAGACCATGTTGTTCTTGCCTAAGTGCCCTACCATGAAGCACCATGCAAGATTGGAATCAGAGCCAATTGACTCTGAGATGGCATTGTATTTGGCTTTCCTTTTGGGATTTCTCATTTGCAAATTCCTGGTCATGCAACTTTTCTATGCCTGCTCGGAGTTTGGAACATGGacccatttctttcttttttttgataaggtaataAATTTCATTAATAAGGGCGAAAACAAGCCCATATACAAGTATACCCAAAAAATAGAAAACCTTACAAAAACATGGACCAAATTCTTAAGAATGAGACTTAGAGAAATCCTAAAAGGAGAACCAGAACTCAAACTCTATTTGGGGATGCACAACTTAAGTTTTTCCAATTAGCAGGTACAGTACGTTGTGACTTTCAGTATTTTGCTTTGTTAAACTTGCATGAATCCTCAAACTGGAATTTTAAGATTTATGTTCCCTTTTTAGGATTTCCTCAAGCAAAAGCTTAAATTCATGTTGGGTTGTATTTCTTGCACTATGCTTGCTAGCCACTTTGTCATTTTTAGCAGCGACAAATTCTTAAACATGTGGACATTATTTCAGAATGTGTAAATGCTTTGTATGATGAATCTGCATGTCTATCAACATTTACATTGTTTATTTCTATACTTATTCATGGTATAAGCCAATATGTGCAGAGAAAGGTCCTCCTGGCTTTAGAGAATGCTGGAGTATTTACATCTGGCGGCCTGGTCAAAGACAAGGTAGTAGCTAAATAGCTTTTAACCATCTGTAAGAAGCAAACCGTGTCGATACATTGTTAACCTTTCGGTTTCTCTTGCGAGAAAAGATCGACTTGTTCCCTTTTCCAACTGTTTGCTGCACATTTAGGGATGCATAGTTGCTTGTGAATGTATGTTCTTTCTGTAATAACCTGAGCTCATCGAAGTTTCATCTATGGTGTGGATAGGTGAACTTTTTTCCAGTTttgtttggctggcgacaatctATTTTTCCTGttcccttttcctttttcatCTGAGGGATCTTTTTCTAGCCAGGCAGACATGTTACCTGAAATCCAAGAATGATGAAATCCCTTTATGATCcaccaaaaaaaaatgaaaaatgaaaacaaaaagaaagaaataacagAATCCCATGAATGTAAATGAATTCTCTTAAAAAATGTTGATGATGGAATGTCACACATTCAACTTATGTGTTGTTTCTCTTAAAACTATTTAGTGGACTAGTGTGAGTTAAACTTTACAGAGTAAGTGCAAGAAGAATATGAATTAACATGAAATTGAAATACACTCCAGATGGCCCAAAGCCCATAGGGCTTTGGTCTAGTGATACGAGCGCAGCGTATGATGTGTGGGTTAGGTGCAGGTCACGAGTTCAAAACCTACCGTAGACATATGGCAGGTATTTAAGTGGAGATGGCTAGATGGATGGGtccattatccaccgagtttgCAGATACTACATTTTAAATGCAAGGGAATATGTAGAATTGATTACCAAGAAGAAAATGTGTCCGTCTATGTGTGAGTGAGGATTGAATATTTGCAAATTGAATCATCTGAATAGTAATTGATGGCTATTGGCTCAGATGCCATATTAACTTCTTAACGCAAAAGTTAAGGCGCCATAACCTAATAAATGATTGTCAACAGAGTTCATTGGACATCCTTAGTTGGCAGGTACATACCATTGCTCATGTGAATATGTTGGTTTGCAGCTAGGAGGAAGCAAAAGAAAGTCTCACAATTTTCACCATATTAATAGTTAAAAGAAGCTCAgattttgccttttttttttttttttttttctgttgtaCTGCCCTTCATCTCCCTAGTAATGACCTAGTGTGATGCAGATTAAGAATAAATGTTCTAATTGATTATCATGTCAAGTTTGACATAGAAGAGTTAAAAATATTGGTTTGAAATGTGAAAAGGTGCAAAAGTAAGTCGGCAGGATGTCACATCAAGAATGTAAATTGCGAGGGAAATTCCATTTCAAAAAAGATTTCTTTTTTCCATTTGAAAAATGTAGATTGCGAGGGAAATTCTGATTTCCCTTGATGCTTTGCATTTTACAAATCTCTATCATCTAATTGATGTCCATCAAGTTCTTGGTCAAAGTAGACTTATTTTTGTCCTCATAATTTTTTTGTCTAGTTTTATGCATCATATGTTACTGATAATACTGAAATGCAGGTTCTATTTTGTAGCACTGAGATTGGACGCACATCCTTTGTTCGACAACTAGAACCTGATTGGCACATAGATACAAATCCGGAAATCACTTTTCAGCTAGCGGTACTCTTCATTTCCTTTGTCTAAGAAGTTGATAAATGAGCTCTTCATCATGTTAATTGTTTGTTCTTTCAATAAAAGTAATTAATCAGCTTAAAAGTGTAAATAGTTCTGATGATAAATCCAACCAATTGATATGTTATGTGTTTCTTCTCCGCTTCTCTGTTTGTAATGGTATCATTCTACTACTGCTCTAATTAATTTTGCAGTCTCTTTCTACTATTCTACTACTGCTCTAATTAATTTTTGCAATCTCTTTCTACTATTGCTCAAATTAATCTTTAAAACTTCCTTATCTTTCCGTACCTTCTTGTTAAAGACGCAGTTTGCTAGCAATTTGGATTCAATTCATATTGTAATTGCAGAGTTTATCCATTAGCTATAATTTGTGTTCCATGCTGGTTGTAAATGAAATATGTCAGTGCGGGATAAGCATAAAATTTTGAGAATCTCTTGTTTTAAGAACCTCTAATTTGTTTTAATGGATAATTATTGAGTACCGGAATGAAATAGTTCAAATGTTATGGAATGGATGCCAAGGATCTATAGCCGATCCTACTAGTTTGAGATCAAATAAAATGTCAATGCAAGGATAAGTGTAAGATTTAGAGGACCTCTAATATTTCTTAAAAGATAATTATTGAGTATTGGAATGAATGGTCCAGCTAGAATGAAATGAATATaggcacccaagggtgtggccgATTGGTCAATTCAGTGGGTGAGAAATCTCAGGTCCAAATCCCAGCGGAGGCAAAAAACAGTAGATGATTTCTTCCCATTtgtccaagccttggtggatacCTGGTACCTGTTGATGGTGGAGATGGCAGGTATCCCGTGGGATTAGTCGAGGTGCGCACAAGTTGGCTCGGACACCACGGTTATAAAAAAAGAATGGAATGAATGTAGAGGATTTGTATAGTCGATCCTAGCTAGTTTGAGATTAAAGTGATAGTTGTTGCTCGTCGTAAATGAAGAGACCATGATGAAGGAGATATTGGGACTAGATGAGAGGGATAGTTTAGTGGTTTTTGCATTTGAGTATCTTCTTTTACGGGAGTGCATGCTGACCAGCAGGTGTGTGCACTATTAGACAGAAATGTTAAGATTGGTTCCTCAACGTGAAATATTCGAAGACtcaatttttcattttcttccccTTACCTGCTACCCGAAACTTCTTATGCAAATAATGGCACTTTTATACAGTTAAGATCATTGATATCAAGTGGCATGTGTAACGCATGCATCTATAATCAATATTTTAGGTAAGTTGGGAGAAACATGGTTTTATTTTGGATGTATTAAAAACAAAGCTGGTGTTGGTGGAGCTGGAGCAGAAGCAATTTGTTTAGTCTTACAACGGTTCCATAGTACCATTGCTAATACATTGGTGGGGCAGATAAGCTGCTAAGAGTTAAAAACATATTGATATTTTCCGTCTCTACGGCTTACAAACTATTTTGTGACAATGTGAATGCCACATTCGTGCAGGAAGTTACTTGTCTTGCTTCTTTACAAAGCGTGTTTGTGAATATACAGTGGCTTACTATAAGATAGATTTTTGAGGTCAATTCTGTTGTCAGGAACCTTCTAATTAGATGGATCATTCTAATGATCCAATGTCTCTTCTGTTTTGTTATACTTAATGATGTTTAATTCTTTAATGGTTGCAGAGATTCATCAAATATCAGTTACACGTTTCAGCTACCAAGCCAGAAAGAACAGCAATCAATGTCTTCAACTCAACATCATTGGAGCAGTTCTTTGGAAGTGTTTAGATGCAACCAACAAGAGCTCTAGCAAATTTcgtttattttagttttttttcttttttcttttccttttcttctcctctTAACTCTCTTCGGCATGTGAGAAATTTCCATATGTTTGATTTCTCATTTTAATTGCTTTTCTTGGTACCTACAGCTTCATAGTTTGAGGTTAAAGGGCACTATTTGTAACACTGGTATTGTCTGAACAAATCCATCAATTTGCTGTGTATCAATATCTCATCTGTTTTCAAGCATAGACGCGAGTGCCATTATATTGTACTACTATTTTGCGCGTACTCTACAAAGTCCTGAATCAGCCTACGTTGCTCTTGAGCTTGTTATTCCGTTTGTTTAAAAGAAACAGAAAGGGTATCAGCGAAGAGCTATCTATCTAAATGATTTGGAGACCGTAGCTCCACTCTCTCAACTTTAATGTTTTTCCcttttaaattttcaattttaaataattatcccACTAGTAGAATTTTAGTTCCGTTTGTTTCAGGAGCCAAATCTGTATGTTTGAATTGACTGAATAGAAAATGTATTTTGTCGGACAATGCAAGTTACAAAGCTGGCATAAAGAAATAATTCGACTGCTATTTCCCTGTAAAAAGAATTGATCAGGTAGAAAGCATTGAAGGCTAAATGGTACGAGTATAATATGCTACGGTATGTACAAGTACCACTAGCGCCAAAAACATTcaggtatttattttattttagccaCTAAATCTTATCTTCAGTTCCACAGAATTCTGAAGTATTCACTTTGTTCACTGAATCGATGACCAGCTGCAACCTTATTCCGCTACCCTCAAAAACCAACCTAAAACATCCTCCAAATTCCCAAGACCCTCGCTCTTTTCGTACAAATAATGTAAACAATCTACGTTTCTCTCGTCACATAAAAGAACAATCACCCCCCCAAAAATACCCAAAACACAACAATTTGCCCAATTTATTATCAGTCCACACAAAGAACCCACATGCCATTTACAAAGACATTCAGAGATTTGCCCACCAAAACAAGCTCAAAGAAGCACTTACTATTCTTGACTATTTAGACCATCGTGGTATTCCCGTAAATCCCACCACATTTGCTTCCCTTATAGCTGCTTGTGTTCGTTTGAAATCCTTAAGTGCTGCTAAAATTGTGCATACCCATATAAGAATTAATGGCCTTGGAAATAATGAGTTTCTACAAACTAAGATTGTTAACATGTATACAGCTTGTGGGTGTATTGAAGATGCGAAGaagatgtttgatgaaatgcCTGTTAGAAGTGTGTACCCGTGGAATGCGTTGCTTAGGGGTAATGTGGTATTGGGTGGACGTAAGTATCGTGATGTTCTGGGTACATTTTCGGATATGCGGGTATCGGGAGTGGAGTTGAATGTGTATAGTTTCTCTTGTTTGATCAAGAGTTTTGCTGGTGCTAGTGCGCTTTTTCAAGGTTTGAAAACTCATGGAATTTTGATCAAGAATGGTTTTTTAGGAAGTGACATAATTAGGACTAGTTTAATTGACATGTATTTCAAGTGTGGCAAGGTTAGGCTTGCTCATCACATGTTTGAGGAGGTCGAGGAGAGGGATGTAGTTATGTGGGGTGCAATGATAGCTGGTTTTGCTCATAATAGGCTGCAAAGGGAAGCGTTGGAGTATACAAGATCGATGATAAAGGAAGGGCTAGAGGTGAATTCTGTTATTCTAACAACTATTCTTCCGGTTATTGGAGAAGTATGGGCAAGAAAACTTGGCCAAGAGGTACATGCTTATGTGATCAAGACAAAGGAATACTCTAAGCAGTTGTTCATTCAATCTGCCTTAGTTGATATGTATTCCAAGTGCGGAGATATAGTATCAGGAAGAAAGGTTTTTTATGGGTCAAAAGAGAGGAATGCAATTTCTTGGACTGCTCTAATCTCGGGTTACATCTTAAACGGGAGACTCGAGCAGGCGTTGAGATCAGTTGTGTGGATGCAACAAGAAGGTTTTAAGCCTGATCTTGTAACTGTTGCCACCGTCCTCCCTGTTTGTGGGAAACTGAAAGTATTAAAGGAAGGGAAAGGGATTCATGCTTATGCAGTGAAAAATGGTTTTTTGCCTAATGCATCTGTAGCTACTTCCCTAATGATGATGTACTCAAAGTGTGGTTTGCTTCAATATTCATCTAGAGTTTTTGCGAGCATGGAGAAGAGGAATGTTATATCATGGACAGCCATGATGGATTCATATATTGACTCTGGGTGTCTGGAGGAAGCACTTGCTGTTTTTCAGTCAATGCAGTTGTCAAAGCACCGGGCAGACTCTGTTGCAATGGGAAGGATTTTAAGTGTTTGTGGAAAGTTGAGACTTTTGAAACTTGGGAGGGAAGTACATGGTCAAATTCTGAAGAAAGATATAGCATCTGTACCTTTTGTTTCTGCAGAACTTGTGAAAATGTATGGGGGTTGTGGTGCAATTGATAAATCGAGGATTTCCTTTGATGCAATAGCTGTCAAAGGATCTATGACTTGGACTGCTATTATTGAGGCTTATGGATTGAATGGCCAATATGAAGAAGCAATAAGCGTGTTTAAGCAGATGATATCGAAGGGTTTTAACCCAAACCATTTTACCTTTAAAGTTGTTTTTTCTATTTGTGAGGAAGCTGGATTTGCTGACCAGGGCTGCCAATTCTTCACCATGATGACACGAAAATATAAGATTAAGGCATCTGAAGACCATTATACTAGCATTATTAACCTTCTACATCATGTTGGTCGCATTGAGGAGGCTGAAAAGTTTGTGCTTCTTAAGCAATCCTTAGAGTGAGGTAGAGGAGAAAGATTGGCTTTATTGCATGTTGATTAGACGCGGTTATGCATACAGTAGATCCAGACCAGTGGCCTGCAGTGGATTTGCATCTAGTGGGAGATGTTAATACAGATTGAAATGGTGCTGGTCTTACCCTCCCATAGCGCCACTCTACCAATTCTTGCTTTGAAAAGCTTTGTTGTATAAAACTCTGTATATCTAAATCTACTGAGTGATGGCTTAAGGTTATACCTTTAAAGGCAGTTCAGTTAAGATCAAGGGAAGCGAGCTCAGAAAAATCAGAATAGCACCATGATCATATTCACTTAATTTTGCTGTGAAAACAGCAGGTTGTATAATATTTGAAATCCACAATGTCATTCATCTAAGTTGTGGCGACATCTCTATCATTTTATTCATGCACAATGTTTCATCTATCCTCATTTTTATAATAGTGTGCGAAATTTCAAAATGTGCAACTTTTTTGTTGTGAAAGTACTACGGTATCTCTTTTTGAAGGAGCAACACCGCAGAGATGATTTTCATAATAGTACGAAGACGACTAAAAATATCGATAATTACATTTAGATAGTAATGATATGTACCCATTTGAAATATTTTGTTTACAATAAACAGAAAAGgtgataataaaataaattaaagtagAAGTTAAATAGATAGTAATGATATGTACCCATTTGAAATATTTAGGTGACCAAGCATGGGTATCGGTGGAAAAAAAATACTAGGTGACTCAAACCTAAGTACCGATAAAATAATTGAGATGAACACAAGTTAGTGAGCCCACTTCGTGTCCACCCACCAACTGTAAATCCTATAACATTAGAGGAAGTCTACTCAATTTAGTGGGAAAAACGAGTGTACAGTTTAAATAGGAACTAGGGGAACCGCCGTCATACATTAGCAGCAGCTAAAAGGACACTGCTTTGTCTGCAAACTCCACAATTCTCTGCCGGAGTCCAATCGATGGAAATAATATGCCCAATCGATAAGCAGTTTTCCGACCAAATTGCCGCATTTCTCAAGCCACCTCCTCCTCACGAAGTCCAGGCATCAATTCTTGTCTCCTTTTTCGCTTTATTCTGGAGTAAATGTTTTAGTTCAAGTGTGTTTTAGTCTGTTAACTGTTTGATAAATGTTCACAGAAATATTTTGAGGAGCTATTAGCCACTAGACAATGCCGCCGCCTCAAAGTTAAACCTACTGCATACCATGGAAAGGGTAAttccttctccttttctttgatTACCGCTGGATCAGTTTTATCAACAGAAAGACTGGATAAAAAAGTTTCATTTAGTGTTGAGACACTTATTTTATCTTTTATGTGTGTTCTTATGCTAGTAGGAAATATTGAGAGCTTCtattacttttcatttttttttattttgtacaatGTTGGCATGATATGAAATTAAATGAGGAAACATGTTCAATGAGAATTCGTATAGCCGAGCCCAACTTGTTTGTGACCGAGACATAGTTGTTGTATTGTTGTTTGTCCATGGACACAAATAGAGCAGCATGGATATAGAGGATTGATATAGGCACACAAACTAGTTTTGTGTTGAGGTgtatttgattgattgattgtCTAATGTTTGATATGCGACTAAAGTTAACCACTGGATAGGGAATTTCAAAATGTGGGTTTGCTTACTAATATTTGGTTTGTCATCTGCTAGTAACATGATGTGGTAGTTACTAGAGTTCAGTTCTTTTGTGAGTTTTATTATTAATGAGCACTATATTGAGACTAGTGGCGCCACAGGGGTTTATGCTGAGACAGACTTCAAAGAGTCGGACCTTGTTTTGAAGGATCAAATGCTTGCTGGTGCCCAACATTCTTCAAATAAGGTATTGGTGATTGAACTAGCAATACACATGTTCTTGCTTGCAGTAATCATccaacttttgtatttttttcactCCCCTTTTTGACAAGCTTCACCTTGATCTTTTGCATGTGGCAGGTAGACTGTTTGGTATGTAGTTATTGCTTCTGCTTTATTGGGTCAATAGAACTTCAAATTGGGAGGAAACTTTATTTAGCACAGCTGGGTGTCTCCCGAAACAGTGAGTCTCACATGCAAAAAGATTGTTATAACTCTGGTTCATCTGTTGGtgaagatgattctgatgtagaagatcagcaAGTTTCTGGAGAATGTGCTTCTAGCCCTTCAAAAGATAAAATTCCTCTCCCTAAGGATGTGGTCGAGTCATTGTTTAATGGTGAGATGCAACTACCATATTCTGAGAAGTTCCCATTGCCTCCAATTGTTTCTTGTCCTGGTGGATGTAAAGAGCACTACTATTGCAGGTAGACATTCAGctatttttccataatttgcATAAAAATTTCATTGAATACTGCAAAgcatcaaaatttcattttctattgaaatttgaaattatacattctcatatcccatatacatatacatacatacatatatatatatatatatatatatatatatatatatatatatatatatatatgttcaatactccaaatttcTGTAATATGCCAATGGCGCTGCATGGCATGACATAAAAAGTTCTTGGCACATTTTTTGTCTTGTTTAAGAGGATCTTTTCAACATCCTAATGCTGCCATCTTGTGTCAATTGAAGGTTTTTTCTCTCTTCAGTGTGTTTCCTTTTCATCGGCTCCATTGAGGAacaacttgttttttttttttaattggtaACAGTATTATAGATCTTCGGCACAAATGCTGCTCTGATAGGAACAACTTGCATGTTGCTATATGAGAATCATTGTTGCAGGGTTTTCTCAGGTGTCTGCCTCAGCCGCTAAAATTAGAATATTGAACTGTAACTGTAAATGATAAAACAGATGAACACCTCTCGGTGCTGCATTGTCTCTGGTTGTATCCATATGCTATTCAAAATGATAGATAGCTTTAGGTATTGAAAACCTCTTCTGTGAGATGAAGTTGTTTCTTCATGTTTTTGCTCCTCATAGTACCACCTAATGACTCTTGTTGTTAATTTACTTGACCGTCACTGATTGA includes these proteins:
- the LOC107762597 gene encoding peroxisome biogenesis protein 22-like translates to MADKDDFLQLIKRFGAFLTVKISNLLHSLDSRSVGAIAGLAFAVVFTWRLWRSPSGPQRRLPKRQAATSSSSGVRNHSSANVATSGITPSSEDSNAQNVIDEFFQPVKPTLGQIVRQRLSEGRKVTCRLLGVILEETNPEELQQQATVRSSVLEVLLEITKFCDLYLMERVLDDESERKVLLALENAGVFTSGGLVKDKVLFCSTEIGRTSFVRQLEPDWHIDTNPEITFQLARFIKYQLHVSATKPERTAINVFNSTSLEQFFGSV
- the LOC107762596 gene encoding pentatricopeptide repeat-containing protein At1g71460, chloroplastic-like, producing MTSCNLIPLPSKTNLKHPPNSQDPRSFRTNNVNNLRFSRHIKEQSPPQKYPKHNNLPNLLSVHTKNPHAIYKDIQRFAHQNKLKEALTILDYLDHRGIPVNPTTFASLIAACVRLKSLSAAKIVHTHIRINGLGNNEFLQTKIVNMYTACGCIEDAKKMFDEMPVRSVYPWNALLRGNVVLGGRKYRDVLGTFSDMRVSGVELNVYSFSCLIKSFAGASALFQGLKTHGILIKNGFLGSDIIRTSLIDMYFKCGKVRLAHHMFEEVEERDVVMWGAMIAGFAHNRLQREALEYTRSMIKEGLEVNSVILTTILPVIGEVWARKLGQEVHAYVIKTKEYSKQLFIQSALVDMYSKCGDIVSGRKVFYGSKERNAISWTALISGYILNGRLEQALRSVVWMQQEGFKPDLVTVATVLPVCGKLKVLKEGKGIHAYAVKNGFLPNASVATSLMMMYSKCGLLQYSSRVFASMEKRNVISWTAMMDSYIDSGCLEEALAVFQSMQLSKHRADSVAMGRILSVCGKLRLLKLGREVHGQILKKDIASVPFVSAELVKMYGGCGAIDKSRISFDAIAVKGSMTWTAIIEAYGLNGQYEEAISVFKQMISKGFNPNHFTFKVVFSICEEAGFADQGCQFFTMMTRKYKIKASEDHYTSIINLLHHVGRIEEAEKFVLLKQSLE